A window of Castanea sativa cultivar Marrone di Chiusa Pesio chromosome 8, ASM4071231v1 genomic DNA:
gGCAGGTTTtatcaattctttcaaggaacttactagggctTTTGGGTCTCGTTTCatcacatgcagtagagttcctcggcccttggattcattattatccatggccatgggAGAAGGGGAAACCTTGAAAACATACTCAGACAGATAtcgggagatgttcaatgagattaaTGGGGACCTTGATGACGTGGCGATAAgaaccttcaaggtcggcctacctacAGAGCACAacttgaggaaatctttgaccaaaaagcctgtaagGAGTGTATGTCAGCTCATGgattgtattgatgaatataaaagggttgaAGAAGATCAATTGCAAGgtaagggaaaggagaaggttatcccttaggagaggagggattttaggtcggacagatacaacaacaacaggccCCGAAGAGATTTCAATGGGCAAACTGGCTCTACCACCCCTCAGGTGGTTAATACTATCTTTAGGGAACCAGTGCATTAGCTATTGgagaaaatcaagaatgaaccatacttcaaatggcccaataagatggcgggggaccccaTAAGATGCAATCAGAACATTCTTTGCCAATATCACCAAGAAAGGGGTCATACCACTAAAGATTATCGGACtctgtggaaccatttggagtAGTTGGTTAAGGAGAGAAGGTTAAAGCAATTCCTGTATCGGCCTAATAGGCAGGGAAACCACTCAGGGGCGATGAACCAGGGAAGTACCTTATCAAGGCCTCCTCTAGGTacgatcaatgttatttttgcagCACCTGGAAGGACCGACTCTCATCCTTCTAGGGTGATGTCTATAGCTCGGACCCCGGCTGAGGATTCTAGGGAtaagccgaagaggattaaagggAATATCCTACCAATTTTAGGTTTCTCAGAAGAGGACAAGATCGGGACTATCCAACCATATGATGATACTTTGGTGGTTACGCTGAGGATAGGGGGTTACGATGTGAGGAGGGTAATAgttgatcagggtagtggtgcagatatcatgtaccctgacttatttaaAGGGCTAAACTTAAAGCTTGAGGATCTTACGGCTTATGATTCGCCCTTAATAAGCTTTGAGGGGAAGgctgtgatgccccaatttgattgattgtgtgatgtgtgtggatgtgtgatgagtcccacatcgggtatttattgggtagatctgggctttattaatAACTGCAAGGAGCCTTAATTGTGATTAGtcattttgaggtatagcgcagatgtggctagcgcttttcattgggtcgttacatatggtatcagagccggccCGGTAACCTTGTGTGGGATCggagacactaccccacaaagtgggccctaaagaggacgttagggatttaagtgggggagattgtgatgccccaatttgattgattgtgtgatatgtgtggatgtgtgatgagtcccacatcgggtatttactgggtagatctgggctttattaacaactgcaaggagcctcaattgtgattagtccttttgaggtatagcgcagatgtggctagcgcttttccttgggtcgttacaaaggctgtcataccaaaggggcaaattaggTTGCCTGTGTAGTCAGGCCCAGAAGTGGTAaacgtggatttcattgtggtggacgcctattctccctacacagccattgtggcaagaccttggttgcatgctctgGGTGCCGTGTCCTCAACTTTacatatcaaaatcaaattttcgtCTAGGAATCAGATAGAGGAACTGcttgggagtcaatctgtggctagACAGTGCAtgacggctgcaattctgcattAGCCTGGGccggagtcctcggcctcggctgagGGAAGGCCATAGCAATCAATGTCTCTGGCCATGACCAGGGTACCATCGGTAGAAGAACCTGCGTATGAAGAATTGGATAAGGTTCTCATAAATGACGACCCTGAgaaattctttcaggtgggaGTTCAGTTGCCACCTGAAGAGAAAGCAGAGCTAGTTAAGTTTTTAAAGAAGAATGTGGATGTATTCGCATGGAATGCCTACGAGGCCCCCGCGGTTGATCAGAGTTTcacttgtcatcatttaaatgtcaatctAGCTGTTGTACCGATGAGACAACCCCCTCGGCGCTCCTCTAAggagcattccgaggctgtcaaggaagaggtgatcaaactcaagaaggctggtgctatcaaagaggtgttttatcctgaatggttggctcatacagtggtagtaaagaagaagaatgggaagtggagagtatgcgtggacttcatagatttgaacaaggcttgtcctaaagattctttcccaatgcctcgaaTAGATCAGTTTGTGGATGCTATTGTTGGGcatccttggatgagttttttggatactttccaaggttatcatcaAATACCTTTAGCTTTGGAGGACTAAGAGAAGACTGCATTTGTGACTCCTatgggaaattatcattataaggtaatgcgtttcggtttgaagaacgcaggagctacctatcaaaggatgatgactaggatgtttgagccacagctgggaaaaactattgaagtatatgtggatgacatggtggtaaagagtaaagcgGTTTCCACGCATGTGGAAGATCTGAGTGATACTTTTTAGACGCTAAGGAGGTACAAGCTGCGGCTTAATGCctttaaatgttcttttggtgtaggATCAGGTAAATTTCTAGGTTACATGGTAATTAACAATCTGCACCCACGTCGGAATCCCAATGAGGTTCAGAGGTTGACAAGGATGACTGCTGCCCTCAACcggtttatttctcggtccgcGGATAGGTGTAGActtttcttccagttgttgaataaatggaagggatttgagtggaccgaggagtgtgcttcggctttttaacaacttaaggaatatctttcacaaccacccattatgtctcggccagaaATTGATAAAGTTTTTTCGCATATATTACGGTGGCTAATCATGCcattagtttggttcttatacgAGATGATAATAATGTACATAGACTAGTTTATTACGTGAGCAAGTTTttgcatgaggccgaggtgcattATTTACTATTGGAAAAAGCAATTCTGGCAGTGGTGCACGCTACGCGTAGATTTCgccattatttccaatctcacaCAGTTGTTATTTTGACTCAACTCCCTTTTAAGTCTATACAGGAGTGCTGACTACACtggaaggattgccaaatggggtaccatcctaggggcttttgatatcaaatatatgacTTACACCTCTATAAAGGAACAGGTCATTGCGGATCTGGTGGCAGAATTTGCTGaaccctcattagaagagaatgtTAAGGGATCGgatatgaatgaaaaattagttggcatGATCTTGTGCAAAGAACCTTCGTtatggaaagtgtatgttgacAGAGCAgcgaatcaaagaggatctggtgtggggctagttttggtgtctcctgagggaattacttttgagaaatccttgaaATTGGGGTTTTTGGTCACCAATAATGAGACAGAATATGAAGCTTTACTAGCCGGGATGGACATGGTTCAAAAAATGGGTGGAAAAACGgtacaaatgttctcggattcacaatTGGTagtaggccaagtggaagggaagTTAAAGGCaagagatccaagaatgcaaagATACCTTACTCGGGTCAGGTATATACAGtccaaatttgagtctttttccttATTAAATGTATCCAGGAGTGGGAATACCCGTGCTGACTCTTTGCCCACACTTGCAACATCCTCAGCGCAAAGCCTACCTCgggttatccttgttgaagatctgtgtAAACCCATTGGGACAAGTGGTAACGCCATtcgaattcatcaaattagggtgggacctagttggatggatcctatagtgtCCTTCCTTAAAGATGATATCTTGCCCGAAGAAAAATTCGAAGCAAATAAGATACGCAGGAAAGCACCTCGGTTCTGgctatccgaggaccagaaattgtataaacgctctttttcaggaccatatttgctgTGTATACACCCAGAAGCAATAGaattacttttggaagaattacatgaagggatttgtggaagtcacacaggaggaaggtctttatcTCTTAGAGCTATCAcgcaagggtattggtggctcaatatgcagagagaagcatAGGATTATGCAAAAAGATGTGACCAATGTTAGAGATTTTCTCCCAACATCCATCAACCagggggtgtccttaatcctttgtctagccTTTGACCTTTTGCTCAATagggcttggatattgtagggCCCTTCCCAAAAGCCGCAAGGAATAGGAGGTGGTTGCTCTTTGGAatagattatttcactaaatgggttgaagctgagccattgtcAAACATTAGAGATATGGAGGCGAAGAAGTTTGTCTagaaaaacattgtcactaggtttggaatccctcatactctcatttcaaaTAACAGcctgcaatttgatagtaaggcctatagaagatattgttgtgatttaggcatcacgaatagatattccactccaacTTATCCTCAAGGGAACGGGCAAGTCGAGGCAGTCAATAAAGTGATActcaatgggctcaagaaaaggctggatgATGCTAAAGGGAGATGGGTGGAGGAAtcgccacatgtcttgtggatgtatcgaactacacctcgAAGGTCCACAGGAgagacacccttttcaatgacttatggagccgaggttGTGATACCTCTGGAAACTGGTTTTCCAacactaaggacgagttctttcacCCCAAGAAGTAATGCTAGTTTGCTGGAAAAAAGTCTAGatctagttgaggaacggcgagaaagtgccatggttcagctagcttattatcaacaaaagctcAAATAGGGATATGATTCCcatgtgaagttaaggccactTGCCCTTCGAGATCTGGTGTTAAGGAAGGTCTTGGGTACTGCTAAGAATCTGGCATGGTGAAAgttgggacctaactgggaaggaccatatcgcaTTACTTCAGTAGCTGGTATAGGGGCGTATTATCTTACAGACTTAAATGAGAAGGCTGTACCACGttcctggaatgtaaataacctatgaaggtactattattaatgaaaggcacaTCTGCCATCTTATTTCTATTTTCATTGTGTTGtgttcattttcatttttctaaagtatcaaactgaaacttggtcatgcctggctcctcggaccacataccttgtagaaattgatattttcgtaaagtgttaaacagaaccttggttgcgtctggtcctcgggccatctattttggaaaaattaacacttcagttcatttttctaaattatcaaacagaaacttggtcatgtctggctcctcggaccacatactttgtagaaattgatattttctttaagtgttaaacagaaccttggttgcATTTGGTTCTCGGCCATCtaccttgggaaaattaacacttcagtttatttttctaaattatcaaacagaaacttggtcatgcctggctcctcagaccacataccttgtagaaattgatattttctttaagtgttaaacagaaccttggttacgtttggtcctcgggCCATCTAccttaggaaaattaacacttcagctcatttttctaagtatcaaattgaaacttagtcatgcctagatcctcggaccacatgccttgtataaattgatattttattaagtgttaaacagaaccttggttacgtctggtcctcaggCCACCTAcgttgggaaaattaacactttagctcatttttctaagtatcaaattgaaacttggtcatgcctggatactcggaccacatgccttgtataaactgatattttattaaatgttgaacagaacattggttatgtctggtcctcgaatcatctactttggggaaattaacatttcagttcttATTTCTGAGTaccaaactgaaacttggtcatacgGAGCACCTCGGACCCCATACCTTACAATTAGAATCTTAATTATGTCTGATCCTTAGACAATCTATTCTTGGATCGATCTATACCTAACGTGGTGTAAGGCAGAATCTAGCCATCCtaaacacatatcttgaagacTCTTAAAATAGTGATGAATAAATAGGagttcatgagcatcacttaaagcatttgcaagtatatttcatatatttattatcTAGTTCATGCTATATAAggtaataacaaagaaaaatataagtaaGTGTCAAACACGAAAGGGAAatagttcaaaattttcattaatttaaagtCCTTTGGAAGGACAATTTGCTTACAAAGCATTAACctacatcaaaataaaaagaaaaactaaactAGGAGGAAGAAAAGACAAGGCTCATTCAGGGCTTCAGTTTTATCTTCAAAAGGCCCTTTGGATCCCTTGGGGGTTGAATTGGAGCTGGAAGTTAGAGGCAATCCCCTTGCCCTTTGGGTCTTCCACGATAGTGATGGGAACAGTGGCCAGGACAAGCCCTATTGACTCAGTGGATCCCTTTTCCTTAGTAGATTCCTTAGGAGCGTTGGGAGGCTGGGCATCATCATGGGCCACCCCTTCTGCTGGGTTAATAATTTGCTCGGTGGCCTCAGATTGCTTAGCGTCCTCGGGCTTATGTTCAGTGGATGCGAAGGCTTCACCTGAGGTACCTTGTTCAGCATCTGTTCCTTGAGCAGCAATGCCATCCTTAATGATAAATGAAGCAGAAGCTCGGATGGCTGGAGAGTAGTAAACATTTTTTGTTCTCCAATGGgcagaagaggcatcaaccccagctcgggtaagtgc
This region includes:
- the LOC142606399 gene encoding uncharacterized protein LOC142606399; its protein translation is MAMGEGETLKTYSDRYREMFNEINGDLDDVAIRTFKVGLPTEHNLRKSLTKKPVRSVCQLMDCIDEYKRVEEDQLQGKGKEKLVKERRLKQFLYRPNRQGNHSGAMNQGSTLSRPPLGTINVIFAAPGRTDSHPSRVMSIARTPAEDSRDKPKRIKGNILPILGFSEEDKIGTIQPYDDTLVVTLRIGGYDVRRVIVDQGSGADIMYPDLFKGLNLKLEDLTAYDSPLISFEGKAVMPQFD